From the Burkholderia glumae LMG 2196 = ATCC 33617 genome, one window contains:
- the kdpE gene encoding two-component system response regulator KdpE, with protein MSEPTLTVVLIEDEKQIRRFVRTALEAEGIAVFDAETGKQGLIETATRKPDLVIVDLGLPDTDGLDVIRELRGWSELPVIVLSARTREDEKVAALDAGADDYLTKPFGVSELLARIRAHLRRRNLGGANDTPCVKFGAVTVDLALRVVTRAGAPVHLTPLEYRLLATLVRHAGRVLTHRQLLRDVWGPSHVESHHYLRIYMAHLRQKLEADPAQPEHIVTETGVGYRLVGAA; from the coding sequence ATGAGTGAACCGACGCTGACCGTCGTCCTGATCGAAGACGAAAAACAGATCCGCCGCTTCGTGCGCACCGCGCTCGAGGCCGAGGGCATCGCCGTGTTCGATGCCGAGACCGGCAAGCAGGGGCTGATCGAGACGGCCACGCGCAAGCCCGATCTGGTCATCGTCGATCTCGGGCTGCCCGACACCGACGGCCTGGACGTGATCCGCGAGCTGCGCGGCTGGTCCGAGCTGCCGGTGATCGTCCTGTCGGCGCGCACGCGCGAGGACGAGAAGGTGGCCGCGCTCGACGCCGGGGCCGACGATTACCTGACCAAGCCGTTCGGCGTGTCCGAGCTGCTGGCGCGGATTCGCGCGCACCTGCGGCGGCGCAACCTCGGCGGCGCGAACGATACGCCGTGCGTGAAGTTCGGCGCGGTCACGGTGGATCTCGCGCTGCGCGTCGTCACGCGCGCCGGCGCGCCGGTACACCTGACGCCGCTCGAATACCGCCTGCTCGCGACGCTGGTGCGCCACGCGGGCCGCGTGCTGACGCACCGGCAGCTGCTGCGCGACGTCTGGGGGCCGTCGCACGTCGAGAGCCACCACTATCTGCGGATCTACATGGCGCATCTGCGCCAGAAGCTCGAGGCCGACCCGGCGCAGCCGGAGCACATCGTCACCGAAACCGGCGTGGGCTACCGGCTGGTCGGCGCCGCCTGA